Genomic segment of Tamandua tetradactyla isolate mTamTet1 chromosome 1, mTamTet1.pri, whole genome shotgun sequence:
ATGTTAAATAGTTAATACTACCCCTTCCAACAAGCCACAAATGCTAGATAGAAAACTCAGTACGGTTAACTAACCACAGCCCTATATTAActgcacttttatttttttaaagaaaacctttTGCTTCATGCCCGTAATTAACATAAAATAAGtaaatctttgtctttttatttaggaaaataatCATGCTAAAAAGCAAGTTGtactttatatagatttttcaaagaaaagattGATTGTGCTTtttgaataaaaaaagattatcttCCAACTTCATTGACTCAAACCTTGTGGAATATAGCACTTCTAAATAACacatcaaaaaaattaaattatcccAACGGGACATTCAAAGGTTGACTTTAGAAAGTTTAGGATTGGGTAATTCTGTTATTGCCCTATCggttatggaaaaaaaaacaaaaacaaagttgcTGCCTGAAACTTCCCCAAATTCCCCTCCCAAATTCTGCAGGCAACACTTGGAGTTGAAAGAAACTCTGCCAGCAACCTGGACATATGGTTGGCTGAGTAAACATTTGATTAGCAGCCGTTTTACACTGTCTGATTCCCTCTTAACACATACAGGAGAgaaaattttcttccttcaaaACCTGTTCTACCACCTCATATTTCTGAGTTCCTTTCTCCTATTCAATCACTCTCTGAATAAAAGCAGTTTGTATTTCCCACGGAGAGTCACTCTGGGTCTAAGATCCTTTATTTGTTCCAATTATTATTCACTTGAAATTTAGGATGTATGTTGGGTCTAAAATGCCCGTTTTCCCACTCCCACAAGCAGATGGTGGGCAGGCTGCCGCCAAAAGAATGGCAgaagaagggaaaacaaaagcAGAACATGAATGAGAGGGTCCAGGGACTCACAGCCGCCAGGCGGGTTTTCCTCCCAGGGCTAATGGTCCACGGAGCAGCTTGTCTGAGGAGGAGACTATCTCTTTGAAGGTGAAGGTTAAATTTGCAACCTAAGCACAgttcacacactcacactcacactcacacacacacacacacacacacacacacaccccaaccccaccccgcCTCACCCTCCAGAAAACAACCCTCAAATTTAAAGCTCCTAGTCCAGGGTAGTGGTGCAAGAGTAGGGTGTGACTTCACACGTGCTATGGGTGAATGGAAGCATCTTCCCAGTCActtttctcctcctgctctgccTGTCCTCTCAGAAAAGGTCTAGATCACAACCTCTACCCTGAGAAAAAGACTCAGGCTCACAAAACACTTTCAAAAGGTTCTCCAAAGAAAAAACACTTGTGGGCTGCAGGGCCCGGTAGCTTGAAGGGCAGGAagctacaaataaaaatgtacttaATATGagtcaaaaaaattaaattccaatACTCCAATTAACTCCTTGTTTTACACTGTTACTCCACAGAAATGGGGCCACCTAGGATTCACTGGAAGGCGCAGCTCTGGTTCTTTATGTGGCTGGCTCTAAATGCTCCAACAGCAGGCTTTTTTCCTCCCCagtctttcctttccattttgaaaaagcaCTATTCTATCTTCACATCCAAGAGctggtttgtttggtttgtttctttggaaCCATCAATAAAAGAAGCaacttttttctgttatttttactcATGTCTACCTATCAGAGCGGCTATATCTTTGACAGTTCAGTAGCACACAGGTTGACTTGGCCAAATGGACTTATGAATGCATGCATTCAGACTGCATATTGCTACCAAAATGGAATGTGGGAATATGCTATGCACCTCAGGTTGAGAAATGACCAAGAAATCAAGATCTAAAGggtgatatataatatatatatatcaatgctATTATTCATAAAAACCTTgcttagtaataaaaaaaattgctttgtttaaatatgaatattatagtctgcttctcatggttaggAAATAATAGTCTTTCTGAAAAGCAGGTGCTTTTTCTACTACAACTCCATATCCTGGGCCTCATCTTCCGAAAAGTCAGACATAGAACTCTCCGACGAGCTGTCACCGGTGCCCTCTTCCTGCTCTTTCAGTGCCTCCTCCGTTGCATATTTCTGAATGTACTCTGCATAAGGGGTGGGTATAAAGAAAACACAAGGGCACGGTGAGTAGGCAGGCATGTGCTTTGCGACCTTAAAGCTGGCAACTCCCACAGAGCTTAAACCTTCAATGCCTGCATTGAATAAAGATGTAACAAAAATGGTACAAGGTCTTTGTAACAAAGATGACGGATTTTATGGTCACTAAAGTACAGGGGAAAATTCTGCAGGCAAACTTCTTTGGATACAGTTTATGCATTTTGTCCCGGAAGTGAAGGGATTATTAAGAGAGGCAAAGTAGAGCACTCTATTTGCAGACAAATACACATACTGCATTCACTGCACTAGAACTCCCTTGGGCCATCACCTCCCAGGTTGGTGAATAGGGCTAAAACAAGGCCCAGGGACCTCAGCTGCCAGGTATAGATAGGAAAGCCAGCAGAAGTTCAGGATGATGCCTGGCATTAAATAGCCTCCAGTCTTCCAACCAGAGCTCACCTCCAACTTTTTCCTCATTGGCTTACCAATACAGTTGCACTTCAAACTTGATGGATTTCGGAAATGTGAatcccatacatttttttttttaattgtggcaaTATATATGcaatacaaaatttcccattttaactactatCATGTACAATTAATTCAGTGGCCACATTTTCTTTGGGCTTTCTATGTTAATAAAATTATTCATCTTCCAAACAGAATAGAACTAGTTATTATTCTACAGTAATTTACAAGGAAATCAGCCATCATTTCTACATTTGTAGTTATACAATTATAGTCAGCCCAAATCTATTATATTAAGACTAGATTTTATTCTAAACAGATCCTACATGTCAGGTTTCTGAAGTAGCTGGTAAAAAGTCTCTCAACCTGCTCAGgaatgaattacaaaaacacaagtTGCCTCTGAGTGATTTTACCACATATTATTTACTTAAGGATTGTGCTGCCATAGGTCGAATccgctggctgaaaaaaaaaatttaaaacagctgGATAAACCAATGAACTTGTTCCTGAAAACTATAAGTGCATATTGTTTTCCCAATAAATAGTCTACACACAATACATAGAAACTATTAGAATCCTATTCAAAATGcaagggagaaaaatatatattcttatgttctctgagttttttttctttcttctagggAGTTGCAGGGATTAGTTGCAATAGGAAGACAAGATAAATGGCCAAATGGGGCCGCCAaatttgaattttacatttttaaagggttatggaagaagaggaggaggggacAAAGACCATAAGTGGCCAAATcgggccctttacagaaaaagtttgtgaACGTCTAACTTAACAGCCTTCAAATTCATTACAATAAAACTTCACTCTGAGGTAACCATATTAAACAAGCCCTTAACAAGGCAGCAGAAGTTTACCTTAATTTATCTTTTAAGGTGcgtgaaatatttattaaagccttggaaattttattttcaccATCTAATGGGttgattattttgtttcttcctttttagaaGTTGCTGCACTTTAATGCTGTTCTTTAACACTATAATTTGATACTATCAGCCTTTgttatattcaaggaaataaatattaagtgCTTATTAGGACAAAATCCTGcaggagatggagaaaaaaagttaaaaaatgtaagGCAGGAGATGCTAAATGTCATCAAAGGTAAGAAGTCAAGGTAGGGAATTGGGCCCCTGAGAGCTGAGGAAGCCAGTTACATCTGCATCGATCCTTGAAGGACTCCTGCCAACCGTGATGTAGGAGAGGCCATCCAAGGCAGAGCATTGCCAAACACAGGTGGAGAAGTGAGTGGCTGGAATGCCAAATAAGACAGACtatatctgttttctttccttaaaaaaaaactgaagcatgtaaggtaattaaatgcaagGATTCTGTTGTAGCTGGATGGTAAGTACATGACTGtcaagttattttgtttttttctgttaattttaacattttcatgactAACAAAGGAAGGGAATATAAACTTCCCTTCAGTTGGATATCTGAAACTCATCTACTGATGCACTTAGAAGAGTAAAGGTACAGACAGATTAAACAGCCCTGAATGAGCTGAGATGCTCATTAGTGAAGGGTTTTGAGCAAGAAAATAACTTATCTTCAGATGGTTCCAGGGGTGCCCAGTTCTAACAGGCAGCCCAATATTTACACGTTTTTAAATACTAAAGACTAAATGGCATCAAGAGAAACATGAATGCTGACTAGTGTTCATGGCAAGCAAGGGTACACACATTTACCTGTCACGTTAGGAGAGTTTGTGGTGACTGACGTACAAATGGAAATGTCCAGTAGGCAGCCCAGGAGAGAAGTCAGGCCTAGCCACACACATTTGGTTATTGTCTACTTAGAGGGGATGATCAAAAGCTGTGACTTTTAAGAGAATGACCATATTTAGGAAATATAATGAGAAGTTTTAATAAAAGTAGAGGGTAAAAAGCCAAACTTGCAGAGGGGTCCAAGAAAATGGGTCTTGAGAACGGTCCAAAAGACTTGGAAGTAAAGAGGTCACAGATTCAGCAGAGGAGGGGAAACAACCTAGCCTTTAGGAGTTTAAGGAGAGCAAGTGAGAAGTTTGCAAATGAAAGGAATGGCAAATAACACGGCCCCTAAGGGAGTCCACAGGAGCAGACAAAAACTCTTGAAACTGGGTACCTCTGACAGTCTGGGCTAGAGAAGGAACCAGTAGGAGGAGGAAGACCAAGTATTACCGAGGAAGGAGGTAATTGAGGGAACAGAATCACAGGTTGGAATATCTTATATTTCCTATTGgagggttaaaaaaaagaaagaagcataaaaaaaaactcacataAAGATAAAGCAGGAAACTGGGATGAGCTCATGTCTGTTGGCCAtgattttctcagaaaataaaatcaactttAACATTTCAGAAAGTGACTGGTAAGCTAGAGCTAGCTGGATCTTTTAAGATAATAACGCAGGTTGGATTCCTTTTGTAACTACAGAGATATGTGCTAGAACAGGGCTAGTGTTAAGAGGCATAATGAATATGAGAATTATAGAAATATACTGCAGAGACATCTGAGGGTTGCCAGACACTGTTAAGTGATTCTTCTGTTAAAACTGTAATATAGTCTCATAACAGAATTTTATCTGGTTGAAAGTGACTGCcttcttgaaatgtttgtttAGCTACGTAAATATATGCTACATAAATTAGATATGATTTGCAAAGCACTTGAGACCTAAGTAAATTAATTAGACAAGTTTATTTCTACTTTAGCTCAACAAAAGCACCGAACAATACCCTATAGAGccctgaaaagaatgaaaaaaataaacagaaaggaaactACTGTTCAACAAATAGCCCAAATGCTCCTATTCATCTCATACCTGAACAGTGAAGACCTATCTAATCACAAGCTTTCGTAAATTATTTCAACTGCCATCTCTTACGGATGTACTTCAGAGGGGCCACACACTGTGTTGAAACTGACGTTCGGGATTGCTATGGAGATGAGTAAGTCATGCAAAAAACAGAGTAGTTAACAATCCCTCTCATTCGTTAAGAGAAAGAGGTCTATTTTTCATGGACttcaattcctttcttttttggtggAGGTTTATCCAAACTTTATTATGAAAGGTCTCTAACATACACTAAAGTAAAAAGGACAATACGAAAAAAACACGTAACCTGTGTAGAGCCTTAGATTTTGTTTGCAAccttactttaattttaatgaaattcacATCCCATTGGCATGTAAACTGTTTAAGGATGGGAAAACAGGATTCAAAATCCTAAATGATGAACAGAGTCTGTGTACCACCACTGGcatatttctaattttgatagcacatttaaaattttaatagagaAATCATACAGTACACCAAGGCAATGTATCAGCTATCTGTAGCAGGGAAGAAACATGGCCAGGTGTGAAATTccagagaaagaagcaaattGGTAATGGCACCAAGAAAAGAAGCCAGTTGGGTATTTTTAATTCAATAggtaaaatgaaacaataaaaaaggctAATGATGAATTCAGCTATTATTTTATAACTCCCAGAGTTACATGCTTTCCTGAAGGGCTTAGATGATCCTTTTCTGAAAACAAACCCAAGACCATGTTTCTCCATTGATACTTTACTATGCTCAAGTCcaattttctagtttttcaaGACAAGAGGGATCAAATGAAGGCAAAGGCTCTTCTGCATGGATGTCCTGACAGGATTACATCTATTACTACCTAACAGGTGAACGCCCTCCATTTgtcatctttccttttccttatttcctcACGCCTTCCTTCCAAAACCATCTGAGTAATGACATGACCCGTGGAACTACAGAGGTCATGTAGTCTCTTTTTATGCCTGAGAGAAATTATTAGGAACTTGGTAATTTAAGAAGGACTTTTAAAGATCAAAGCCCAGTAGAATTAAATTCATCTGTTTCCAAGTTCAATACCTGCCTTCTTACCTTTAATTTTCTGCTTATACTCTTCTGGTCGGTGGAGATACATTGCTGCAGCATCACCATTGAGAGGGTCTATGGGGTTAGGATAGGCCAACAACTGGGGCAGGAAGGACTCAAATATATTGGtaagatctgaaaaaaaaaacaacaaacaaacaagcaaaaatatgcCATGCACTGGAATAAGCAAGTTCACCTAAAATTCACTTTAAATCAGAAGTCAAAACTTCTTACCTTCCTAGATATTTAAATACATGAACTTTCTTCGATTAAAAGTTTGCACCagataatctaggaatgcctagagtgtataataatactgaaatgtacaatttacaaattttaaaaatgtttttgcatgaggaagaaaaaaggaatgtcattattgcagggtactgaaaatagatggtaattaatattttaaaatgtcaccttacgtgtgagactaaagcaaaaaatatttggtacaaaatttgtattttgactagtgcatttcttaatataacctatgtagatagtttgactgaacgccataagtacttggaatctcaggtaggacatgagattttgtgggtctgtccagagtgatgccctgatgaatcccagagtgatttgatcagtgagtggaaaagtatttgcaaagcccccttaggggaatggtgagaacggggagaaatttaacttccccaagttgaattcttgatattctcacaagcagtgtggacaaccaaagttgttggctaagcccccagtcttggggtttgttcatatgaaacttaaccccacaaaggataggtcaagtctacttaaaatttaggcctaagagtcacccccaagagagcctcttttgttgctcagatgtgatctctctctccagccaacacgacgagcagtctcaccacccttcccctccctctctgcgtgggacacgactcccaggggtgtggaccttcctggcaacatggaacagagattctggaatgagctgagacttagcatcagggactgagaaaaaccctagaataagctgagaattaacatcaagggattgagagaaacttctcgaccaaaagggggaagagggaaatgagactaagtgtcaatggctgagagattccagagttgagaggttatcctggaggttattcttacgcattaagtagatatcaccttgttgttcaagatgtagtggagaggctggagggaactgcctgaaaatgtagagctgtgttccagtagccatgtttcttgatgatgatcgaacaatgatatagctttcacaatgtgactgtgtgattgtggaaaccatgtgtctgatgctccttttatctaccatatcaacagacgagtaaaacatatggaataaaaataaatacttgggggaacaaatgttaaaataaatttagtttgaaatgctggtgataaatgaaagcaaggagtaaggggtatggtatgtataatcttttattttttctgttgtctttttatttctttttctaaattgatgcaaatgttctaagaaatgatgaatatgcaactgtgtgatgatattaagaattactgattatatatgtaaaatggaataatatgttaatatttttgtttgttgttaattttaattaataaaaaaatttttaaaaagtttgcacCAGTATGTGTGATCTATATTACACATTCCTTCCaataccaattttttttaactttgattttAATTTGAAGAACCAGACAGATATATACCTGCTATTCACTTCAGAAGGCAACCTGTTCCAATTCTAATTCATTCCATTTTCCAAACCAAGAAAAGAATTTGcaaatattatatacattattattaattaaaatttgtgCCACAATATTCTATAGCACTCTACATTCCTAGAAAGACGAGTTAATTTTTTAACACTGTCATTTTCTACGGCTTTGAAAACCCCCACTGTGAATAGTATTCAAGTACCATatctgaaaagaaatgaacacaatTTTGTAGAACTTaacatttatttcagtttttatagCTTCTAATGGAGGCACAAATATAACCATTTTTTCAATTGTTATGGATAATGAGTATTtacttaaaactgtaaatattCATAAGACAGATGAGTTACCAATTTACTGCATTagttaaaaagcattttaataaatattaactacCTTCCTGCGAGATTCAGCACAAGACTGAATCACAGATCACATCTACACACATTCATGCAGAGCTACAAAAATGCTGCAGTTACATAGTGTTTTATAAAGGAGATATACCTTGAAAGCCCTGGGTGCGAAATAAACCACAATTTTCCTTTAAGTTCAGAGATGCTAtaatttcccttttgtttttcagCAGACACTGAACCGTGGaaactttgtctttttatttatttgccttacTCTGCTCTCTGTTTACGTTTTTGTTTCTGGAGGGAACGCTGAAGTATAGTGGTACAAAAAACTGTAATTTATTCTGCTGTTCTAAAGAATGGAAGTTTTTTCAGAGTGAGTACTCTAAGtattacaataaataaatgctttgttAAAACATATCACTTTAGATCAGTGGTGATTTTACTCCCCAGGTTACATCTGACTTTGTtgggagacatttttgattgtcacaattaGGGGCAGAAAGGTATGCAATGCCACTGGCATCTAGcagggtagaggccagggatgccgCTAAACATCCttcaatgcacaggacagccctcaAATTACGTAGCTCAAAGTCAACAGTGCTGGGTTGAGAAATGCTCTGGATAAAAAAATGGCAAACTTTTTCATAAAGGGCCAGACTAGGCTTTGTGGGTCATATGTGGTATTTGTTGTAACTACTTAACACTCAATTCTGCCACTGTAGTACAAAAGCAGCCACACATAAACAGTAAGCAATCTATGTGCATGTGTTACAACAAAACTTCACATACAATAATATACATCCAAAGTTTGCAGACCTCTGCTCTAGAAAATCCTACAAATTAGAGGTGACTTTTCCTAAACACTGTGAGGTTAAGAAACTGAGCAGTTAGAGAAGAATCTGAAGTGGCACTATTCAATAGCACTTTCTGCTGTGATGGAAGTATTCATGTCTGCTATTTAGCATGGTAGCCACATGCAGCTACTAAGCACTGTAAATGCGGTTAACTTCACTGAGTAATTGCATTTTTCATTCTATCtagtattaatttaaaaaactacaCATGGCTAGTAAATCCTGTATTGGACAACACATGCTTCGAGAATGCTATTA
This window contains:
- the UBE2H gene encoding ubiquitin-conjugating enzyme E2 H isoform X2, coding for MNKIFHPNIDEASGTVCLDVINQTWTALYDLTNIFESFLPQLLAYPNPIDPLNGDAAAMYLHRPEEYKQKIKEYIQKYATEEALKEQEEGTGDSSSESSMSDFSEDEAQDMEL